In Streptomyces sp. NBC_01381, a genomic segment contains:
- a CDS encoding ubiquinol-cytochrome c reductase iron-sulfur subunit, whose translation MSSQENPEENLPSVQEAEHSPVAVADEKNPFADPGLPPHEHRVQDIDEKAARRSERAVAFMFLLSMLATVGFIASFVAFPVDQSVYIWPIGRISALNFSLGMTLGIALFCIGAGAVHWARTLMSDVEVADERHPIAAEPEVKAKVMADFKAGAEESQFGRRKLIRNTMFGALAMVPLSGIVLLRDLGPLPEDKLRHTLWGKGKLLVNMNTNEPLRPADVSVGSLTFAKPEGLEEHDHDFQVQIAKAALMIVRIQPDNIKDKRELDWSHDGIVAYSKICTHVGCPISLYEQQTHHVLCPCHQSTFDLSDGARVIFGPAGHALPQLRIGVNDEGYLEALGDFEEPVGPAFWERG comes from the coding sequence ATGAGTAGCCAAGAGAATCCAGAAGAGAACCTGCCCAGCGTGCAGGAAGCCGAGCACAGCCCGGTAGCGGTCGCGGACGAGAAGAACCCGTTCGCCGACCCGGGGCTGCCGCCCCACGAGCATCGCGTCCAGGACATCGACGAGAAGGCAGCCCGGCGCTCCGAGCGCGCGGTCGCCTTCATGTTCCTGCTCTCGATGCTGGCCACGGTCGGCTTCATCGCCTCGTTCGTGGCCTTCCCGGTCGACCAGAGCGTCTACATCTGGCCGATCGGCCGCATCAGCGCGCTCAACTTCTCCCTGGGGATGACCCTCGGCATCGCCCTCTTCTGCATCGGCGCGGGAGCGGTCCACTGGGCCCGCACCCTGATGTCCGACGTGGAGGTCGCCGACGAGCGGCACCCCATCGCCGCCGAGCCCGAGGTCAAGGCCAAGGTCATGGCCGACTTCAAGGCCGGCGCCGAGGAGTCGCAGTTCGGCCGCCGCAAGCTGATCCGCAACACGATGTTCGGCGCGCTGGCCATGGTGCCGCTCTCCGGCATCGTCCTGCTGCGTGACCTCGGTCCGCTGCCCGAGGACAAGTTGCGGCACACCCTGTGGGGCAAGGGCAAGCTGCTCGTGAACATGAACACGAACGAGCCGCTGCGCCCCGCGGACGTCTCGGTCGGTTCGCTGACCTTCGCCAAGCCCGAGGGCCTGGAGGAGCACGACCACGACTTCCAGGTGCAGATCGCCAAGGCGGCCCTGATGATCGTCCGGATCCAGCCGGACAACATCAAGGACAAGCGCGAGCTCGACTGGTCGCACGACGGCATCGTCGCCTACTCCAAGATCTGCACCCACGTGGGTTGCCCGATCTCCCTGTACGAGCAGCAGACGCACCACGTCCTCTGCCCGTGCCACCAGTCCACCTTCGACCTCTCCGACGGTGCCCGAGTGATCTTCGGCCCGGCCGGTCACGCACTGCCGCAGCTGCGCATCGGCGTGAACGACGAGGGCTACCTCGAGGCGCTCGGCGACTTCGAAGAGCCCGTCGGTCCTGCATTCTGGGAGCGCGGATGA
- a CDS encoding cytochrome bc complex cytochrome b subunit: MSTSANDNRKKEAPAGERVADWADGRLGIYSLAKANMRKIFPDHWSFMLGEVALYSFIIIILTGVYLTLFFHPSMNEVEYHGSYVPLQGQLMSEAFNSTMHISFDVRGGLLIRQIHHWAALIFLAAMFVHMMRVFFTGAFRKPREVNWIFGFLLLVLGMFTGFTGYSLPDDLLSGTGVRFMQGAILSVPIVGTYLSMFLFGGEFPGGDFVARFYSVHILLLPGIMMGLLVAHLILVFFHKHTQFAGPGRTEKNVVGMPLLPVYMAKAGGFFFLVFGVIAAISAIATINPIWALGPYRPDQVSTGAQPDWYMGFSEGLIRFMPGWEINLWGHTLVLGVFIPLIIFPLVLVAIAVYPFIESWVTGDKREHHILDRPRNVPTRTAFGVAWLSWYFVLLIGGGNDLWATHFHLSINSITWFVRIAFFVFPVLAFIITKRICLGLQRRDKDKVLHGRESGIIKRLPHGEFIEVHEPLNQEQLHTLTAHEQYVPVEIGPTVDENGVERKVSGSQKLRAKLSKGYFGEESQIPKPTVEEYKEITSGHGHH, encoded by the coding sequence ATGAGCACTTCGGCGAACGACAACCGCAAGAAGGAGGCGCCCGCCGGTGAGCGGGTCGCCGACTGGGCCGACGGCCGCCTGGGGATCTATTCCCTGGCCAAGGCCAACATGCGCAAGATCTTCCCGGACCACTGGTCCTTCATGCTGGGTGAGGTCGCGCTCTACAGCTTCATCATCATCATCCTCACGGGTGTGTATCTGACGCTGTTCTTCCACCCGTCGATGAACGAGGTGGAGTACCACGGCAGCTACGTCCCGCTGCAGGGACAGCTGATGTCCGAGGCGTTCAACTCGACCATGCACATCAGCTTCGATGTGCGCGGTGGTCTGCTGATCCGGCAGATCCACCACTGGGCGGCGCTGATCTTCCTCGCGGCGATGTTCGTGCACATGATGCGCGTCTTCTTCACGGGTGCCTTCCGCAAGCCCCGTGAGGTCAACTGGATCTTCGGCTTCCTGCTGCTCGTCCTCGGCATGTTCACCGGCTTCACCGGTTACTCGCTCCCGGACGACCTGCTCTCCGGCACCGGTGTCCGCTTCATGCAGGGCGCGATCCTGTCCGTACCGATCGTCGGTACGTACCTGTCGATGTTCCTGTTCGGCGGGGAGTTCCCCGGCGGCGACTTCGTGGCCCGGTTCTACTCGGTCCACATCCTGCTGCTGCCCGGCATCATGATGGGCCTCCTGGTGGCCCACCTGATCCTGGTCTTCTTCCACAAGCACACGCAGTTCGCGGGCCCCGGCAGGACCGAGAAGAACGTCGTCGGCATGCCGCTGCTCCCGGTCTACATGGCCAAGGCCGGAGGCTTCTTCTTCCTGGTCTTCGGCGTCATCGCGGCCATCTCGGCGATCGCCACGATCAACCCGATCTGGGCTCTCGGCCCATACCGTCCGGACCAGGTCTCCACCGGAGCCCAGCCCGACTGGTACATGGGCTTCTCCGAGGGCCTGATCCGGTTCATGCCGGGCTGGGAGATCAATCTCTGGGGTCACACGCTCGTCCTGGGTGTGTTCATCCCGCTGATCATCTTCCCGTTGGTCCTGGTCGCGATCGCGGTCTACCCGTTCATCGAGTCCTGGGTCACCGGCGACAAGCGCGAGCACCACATCCTGGACCGCCCACGCAACGTCCCGACCCGTACGGCCTTCGGTGTCGCATGGCTGTCCTGGTACTTCGTGCTGCTCATCGGCGGCGGAAACGACCTGTGGGCCACGCACTTCCACCTGTCGATCAACTCGATCACCTGGTTCGTGCGGATCGCCTTCTTCGTCTTCCCGGTGCTGGCGTTCATCATCACCAAGCGGATCTGCCTGGGTCTGCAGCGGCGCGACAAGGACAAGGTGCTGCACGGGCGCGAGTCCGGCATCATCAAGCGCCTGCCGCACGGTGAGTTCATCGAGGTCCACGAGCCGCTCAACCAGGAGCAGCTGCACACGCTCACCGCGCACGAGCAGTACGTGCCGGTCGAGATCGGCCCGACGGTCGACGAGAACGGTGTCGAGCGCAAGGTGTCCGGTTCGCAGAAGCTCCGGGCCAAGCTCTCGAAGGGCTACTTCGGGGAAGAGAGCCAGATCCCCAAGCCCACCGTCGAGGAGTACAAGGAGATCACGAGCGGCCACGGCCACCACTGA
- the trpD gene encoding anthranilate phosphoribosyltransferase, which produces MSAVTPAGGNTAAGRSWPDVLNGLLDGRDQSADDTAWAMDRIMRGEATDAQIAGFVVALRAKGETVEEISGLVRAMYEHANVIKVPGETVDIVGTGGDGAKTVNISTMSAIVIAGAGAKVVKHGNRAASSASGASDVLEKLGVNLELTPQRVVEVVEEAGITFCFAVKFHPALRYAGAARGQLGIRTVFNLLGPLTNPARVRAQAVGVADPRMAPVVAGVFAERGHSSLVFRGDDGLDELTTTSTSRVWVVRDGAVREEAFDPRDVGIDLVPIEALRGADASYNAEVARRLLDGETGPVRDAVLLNSAAALVALSPGEGSLVEEIRAGMVRAAESIDSGAAKKALERWVAASNR; this is translated from the coding sequence ATGAGCGCTGTGACCCCCGCAGGAGGCAATACCGCGGCGGGCCGTTCCTGGCCCGACGTACTGAACGGTCTGCTCGACGGGCGCGACCAGAGCGCCGACGACACCGCCTGGGCCATGGACCGCATCATGCGCGGCGAGGCCACCGACGCGCAGATCGCCGGCTTCGTGGTGGCGCTGCGCGCCAAGGGCGAGACGGTCGAGGAGATCTCCGGTCTCGTACGCGCCATGTATGAGCACGCCAATGTGATCAAGGTGCCCGGCGAGACCGTCGACATCGTCGGCACCGGTGGCGACGGCGCCAAGACCGTCAACATCTCCACGATGTCCGCGATCGTCATCGCCGGCGCGGGCGCGAAGGTCGTCAAGCACGGCAACCGCGCCGCGTCGTCGGCCAGCGGCGCCTCCGACGTGCTCGAGAAGCTCGGCGTGAACCTGGAGCTCACGCCGCAGCGGGTCGTCGAGGTCGTGGAGGAGGCGGGCATCACCTTCTGCTTCGCGGTGAAGTTCCACCCGGCGCTGCGGTACGCGGGCGCCGCGCGCGGCCAGCTGGGCATCCGGACCGTGTTCAACCTGCTCGGTCCGCTCACCAACCCGGCCAGGGTGCGGGCCCAGGCGGTCGGCGTCGCCGACCCGCGGATGGCGCCCGTGGTGGCCGGTGTCTTCGCCGAGCGCGGGCATTCCTCGCTCGTCTTCCGCGGCGACGACGGGCTCGACGAGCTGACGACGACGTCGACCTCCCGGGTCTGGGTGGTGCGTGACGGAGCCGTGCGCGAGGAGGCCTTCGACCCGCGCGACGTCGGGATCGACCTGGTGCCCATCGAGGCGCTGCGGGGTGCCGACGCCTCGTACAACGCGGAGGTCGCGCGGCGGCTGCTCGACGGGGAGACCGGGCCCGTGCGGGACGCGGTGCTGCTCAACTCGGCGGCGGCGCTCGTGGCCCTCTCGCCGGGCGAGGGGAGCCTCGTGGAGGAGATCCGGGCCGGCATGGTCAGGGCGGCCGAGTCCATCGACTCCGGGGCCGCGAAGAAGGCCCTGGAGCGCTGGGTGGCGGCCAGCAACCGCTGA
- a CDS encoding aminotransferase class V-fold PLP-dependent enzyme, which yields MSVSAVAADSSVCAPLAVLGRDVTVPLVTGGEVTYAALDYAASAPALQRVWDDVAAYAPYYGSVHRGAGYLSQLSTDLFENSRVTVAEFLDCREGDQVVFTRSTTDSLNLLAAALPADCQVFVFETEHHASLLPWRDARVTYLNAPRTADQAVATLERALADRDPYGPALVCVTGASNVTGELWPVKELAAAAHAHGARIVLDAAQLAPHHPVSVRELDVDWVAFSGHKLYAPFGSGVLAGRSDWLQEAEPYLAGGGASRKVARRTDGGVDVEWHDTAARHEAGSPNVIGVYSIAAACKALTEAGFDELVARENHLIAKVREGLAEVPAVKVLSLFGDDAPRVGVISFVVEGWNSSHFAAALSAEYGIGVRDGLFCAHPLVRTLLGSDPQTQGECGAPEAAPGEKSLNAIRVSFGAGTPDEHVERFVRAVKELVADGARWNYRTEDGRCVPDTTGA from the coding sequence ATGTCTGTTTCCGCCGTCGCCGCCGACTCGTCCGTCTGTGCCCCCCTCGCCGTCCTCGGCCGGGACGTCACCGTGCCGCTCGTCACCGGTGGCGAGGTGACCTACGCCGCGCTCGACTACGCGGCGAGCGCGCCCGCGCTGCAGCGGGTGTGGGACGACGTGGCCGCGTACGCGCCGTACTACGGCAGCGTGCACCGCGGGGCCGGGTATCTGTCGCAGCTCTCCACCGACCTGTTCGAGAACAGCCGGGTCACCGTCGCCGAGTTCCTCGACTGCCGTGAGGGCGACCAGGTCGTCTTCACGCGGTCGACCACCGACTCGCTCAACCTGCTCGCCGCCGCGCTGCCCGCCGACTGCCAGGTCTTCGTCTTCGAGACCGAGCACCACGCCTCGCTGCTGCCCTGGCGCGACGCCCGCGTGACGTACCTGAACGCGCCGCGCACCGCCGACCAGGCCGTCGCCACCCTGGAGCGCGCTCTCGCCGACCGCGACCCCTACGGGCCCGCCCTGGTCTGCGTGACCGGCGCGTCGAATGTCACCGGTGAGCTGTGGCCGGTGAAGGAGCTGGCCGCCGCCGCCCACGCGCACGGCGCCCGCATCGTCCTGGACGCCGCGCAGCTCGCACCCCATCACCCCGTCTCCGTACGTGAGTTGGACGTCGACTGGGTCGCGTTCTCCGGTCACAAGCTGTACGCGCCCTTCGGCTCGGGCGTCCTCGCGGGCCGCTCCGACTGGCTTCAGGAGGCCGAGCCCTACCTCGCCGGCGGCGGCGCATCGCGGAAGGTCGCGCGGCGCACGGACGGCGGCGTGGACGTCGAGTGGCACGACACCGCCGCCCGGCACGAGGCCGGTTCGCCGAACGTCATCGGCGTGTACTCGATCGCCGCCGCCTGCAAGGCGCTGACCGAGGCGGGCTTCGACGAGCTCGTCGCCCGCGAGAACCACCTCATCGCCAAGGTCCGCGAGGGCCTCGCCGAGGTGCCCGCGGTGAAGGTGCTCTCGCTCTTCGGCGACGACGCCCCGCGCGTCGGCGTCATCTCGTTCGTCGTCGAGGGCTGGAACAGCTCGCACTTCGCCGCGGCGCTCTCCGCCGAGTACGGCATCGGCGTACGCGACGGTCTCTTCTGCGCCCACCCGCTGGTGCGCACCCTGCTCGGCAGCGACCCGCAGACCCAGGGCGAGTGCGGTGCCCCCGAGGCCGCGCCCGGCGAGAAGTCGCTGAACGCGATCCGGGTGAGCTTCGGCGCCGGAACCCCGGACGAGCACGTCGAGCGTTTCGTGCGCGCCGTCAAGGAGCTGGTGGCGGACGGCGCGCGGTGGAACTACCGCACCGAGGACGGGCGTTGCGTGCCGGACACCACCGGGGCCTGA
- a CDS encoding glycerate kinase, with protein sequence MLTRFAIAPSGFKESLSAHSAAEAIAEGVRRVVPHAVTDLIPLVDGGEGTARALAATGGGRLVALPATGPVGQRIGTHFALLPDGTAVVEMAAVAGLSLVPRDLRDPGATTTYGVGELIGAALDAGARRILVGCGDSGTSDGGAGALQALGARLLDADGWELPHGGRELTRLSRIDPSGLDPRLKGTEIRVACNPFNVLTGERGVARVFGPQKGATPAQVEVLAAALEHWAHILTRDLHATADLALGPGTGASGGLGAGLAALGARLLPRFDVLLDHLDLDARLARADLVVTAEGALDHQTPRGKIPAEVARRAKRSGRPVLVLAGTIGQGAHHVRAAGVDAYSAILPAPVSLTEALGRGGEFLTDATERALRMIQIGTRLPSSKTQAPVVSGTQRPSSVR encoded by the coding sequence ATGCTGACCCGTTTCGCCATCGCCCCCAGCGGCTTCAAGGAGTCCCTGTCCGCGCACTCCGCGGCCGAGGCCATCGCCGAAGGGGTACGCCGTGTCGTCCCGCACGCGGTGACCGATCTGATCCCCCTGGTGGACGGCGGTGAGGGCACCGCGCGCGCCCTGGCCGCCACCGGCGGCGGCCGCCTGGTCGCACTGCCCGCCACCGGGCCCGTCGGCCAGCGGATCGGCACGCACTTCGCGCTACTGCCCGACGGCACGGCGGTCGTCGAGATGGCGGCGGTGGCCGGGCTCTCGCTGGTCCCGCGCGATCTGCGCGACCCGGGCGCCACGACGACGTACGGCGTCGGCGAGCTGATCGGCGCCGCCCTGGACGCGGGGGCCCGCCGCATCCTGGTGGGCTGCGGCGACTCCGGAACGTCGGACGGCGGCGCGGGCGCCCTGCAGGCGCTCGGCGCCCGGCTCCTGGACGCGGACGGCTGGGAACTCCCGCACGGCGGCCGTGAGTTGACCCGCCTGAGCCGCATCGACCCGTCGGGCCTCGACCCCCGTCTGAAGGGCACCGAGATCCGGGTCGCCTGCAACCCCTTCAACGTCCTGACCGGCGAGCGCGGCGTCGCCCGCGTCTTCGGCCCCCAGAAGGGCGCCACACCCGCCCAGGTCGAGGTGCTCGCGGCCGCCCTTGAGCACTGGGCGCACATCCTCACCCGCGACCTGCACGCCACGGCGGACCTCGCCCTCGGCCCCGGCACGGGCGCATCCGGCGGTCTCGGCGCCGGCCTCGCCGCGCTGGGCGCCCGGCTGCTCCCCCGCTTCGACGTCCTGCTCGACCACCTGGACCTGGACGCCCGGCTTGCCCGCGCCGACCTCGTCGTCACCGCCGAGGGCGCCCTCGACCACCAGACGCCGCGCGGCAAGATCCCCGCCGAGGTGGCAAGGCGCGCCAAGCGGTCGGGCCGTCCGGTGCTCGTCCTCGCGGGCACCATCGGCCAGGGCGCGCACCATGTGCGGGCGGCGGGCGTGGACGCCTACAGCGCGATCCTGCCCGCCCCGGTCTCGCTCACGGAGGCGCTCGGCCGGGGCGGCGAGTTCCTCACCGACGCGACCGAGCGAGCCCTGCGGATGATCCAGATCGGCACCCGGCTGCCGTCCTCAAAGACTCAGGCCCCGGTGGTGTCCGGCACGCAACGCCCGTCCTCGGTGCGGTAG
- a CDS encoding SLC13 family permease produces MTLNPRQAITLCVALSLCALLVVPGNFPGLSGDARLTLAVFALATCAWIGTPIDDTYIALGAGLALTATGVISSDTLFGTLGDETVWLLICAFVLAAAVARSGLAGRAAAFLVSGARSVRQLTHLTTAALVVTAFAVPATSGRAALALPVFLALAKVLADRKRLVVMLALLFPTVILLSAVATLIGAGAHLITVSVLWEATGERIGFTQWLLLGLPLAMASSHLAAEAVLLTTTRRADRKGPVHITVEQLQEHSEQPVTGPWEPAETRCALLLATVVTLWCSEPLHQVPPAVVALIGAVVASSPALGTVRLKDALKTVPWSLLLFMAATMAMGVALADSGAAKWLVGGVPLDVPPWLFLTVVVGVSTTAHLVLQSRSARSSVLVPLVVAAAVGAGVNPVAAALASTAAAGFCHTLPASAKPVTLFADIPGTPTYTPRDLLRLSAVLAPLTAALVLLFAIALWPLLGVPVR; encoded by the coding sequence GTGACCCTGAATCCCCGCCAAGCCATCACGCTGTGCGTCGCGCTGAGTCTGTGCGCGCTGCTCGTGGTTCCCGGCAACTTCCCCGGCCTGAGCGGCGACGCCCGCCTCACTCTCGCCGTGTTCGCCCTGGCGACCTGTGCGTGGATCGGCACGCCGATCGACGACACGTACATCGCGCTCGGCGCCGGCCTCGCGCTCACCGCGACCGGGGTGATCAGCAGCGACACGCTCTTCGGCACCCTCGGCGACGAGACCGTCTGGCTGCTGATCTGTGCCTTCGTGCTCGCGGCGGCCGTGGCCCGCAGCGGTCTGGCGGGACGGGCGGCGGCCTTTCTGGTCAGCGGGGCGCGCAGCGTACGGCAGTTGACGCATCTGACGACGGCGGCGCTCGTCGTGACGGCCTTCGCGGTGCCGGCCACGTCGGGCCGCGCAGCGCTCGCGCTGCCCGTCTTCCTCGCCCTCGCCAAGGTCCTCGCCGACCGGAAGCGCCTGGTCGTGATGCTCGCCCTGCTCTTTCCGACCGTGATCCTGCTCTCCGCTGTCGCGACCCTGATCGGCGCGGGAGCACATCTGATCACGGTGTCGGTCCTGTGGGAGGCGACCGGGGAGCGGATCGGCTTCACGCAGTGGCTGCTGCTCGGCCTGCCGCTCGCCATGGCCTCGTCCCATCTGGCGGCGGAGGCCGTCCTGTTGACGACGACGCGGCGCGCGGACCGCAAGGGTCCCGTGCACATCACCGTCGAGCAGCTCCAGGAGCACAGCGAGCAGCCGGTCACCGGACCCTGGGAGCCCGCCGAGACCCGCTGCGCCCTGCTGCTCGCCACGGTCGTCACGCTCTGGTGCAGCGAGCCGCTGCACCAAGTGCCGCCCGCCGTGGTCGCGTTGATCGGCGCGGTCGTCGCATCCTCCCCCGCACTCGGCACCGTACGTCTGAAGGACGCCCTGAAGACGGTGCCCTGGTCGCTGCTGCTCTTCATGGCGGCGACGATGGCGATGGGCGTCGCGCTCGCCGACTCGGGGGCGGCGAAGTGGCTGGTGGGCGGCGTTCCGCTGGATGTGCCGCCCTGGCTGTTCCTGACCGTGGTCGTCGGGGTCAGCACGACCGCGCACCTCGTCCTGCAGTCCCGCTCGGCGCGTTCTTCGGTCCTGGTCCCGCTGGTCGTCGCGGCGGCCGTCGGCGCGGGCGTCAACCCCGTCGCGGCCGCCCTGGCCTCCACCGCGGCGGCGGGCTTCTGCCACACGCTGCCCGCGTCCGCGAAGCCCGTCACGCTCTTCGCCGACATCCCCGGCACCCCCACCTACACCCCGCGCGACCTGCTCCGCCTCTCCGCGGTCCTGGCACCGCTGACGGCCGCGCTCGTGCTGCTCTTCGCCATCGCGCTGTGGCCGCTGCTCGGCGTGCCCGTTCGCTGA
- a CDS encoding response regulator transcription factor, translating to MNRILIVEDEERIASFVEKGLRANGFTTSVVGDGEAAYDYALTGGFDLVVLDIGLPGKDGFTVLRQLREARVTTPVIVLTARDSVRDTVAGLEGGADDWMTKPFRFEELLARVRLRLRTAAGAPEVTVLRGGDLTLDLRTRRARSGERTVDLTAREFVLLELFLRHPGQVLSREQILSHVWGYDFDPGSNIVDVYVRALRKKLGAERVETVRGMGYRLPG from the coding sequence ATGAACCGGATTCTCATCGTCGAGGACGAGGAGCGCATCGCCTCCTTCGTCGAGAAGGGCCTGCGGGCCAACGGCTTCACCACCAGCGTCGTCGGCGACGGCGAAGCGGCCTACGACTACGCCCTGACCGGCGGCTTCGACCTGGTCGTCCTGGACATCGGGCTGCCCGGCAAGGACGGCTTCACGGTCCTGCGGCAGCTGCGCGAGGCCCGGGTGACGACCCCGGTGATCGTGCTGACCGCCCGCGACTCGGTCCGGGACACGGTGGCGGGCCTCGAGGGCGGCGCCGACGACTGGATGACCAAGCCGTTCCGTTTCGAGGAGCTGCTCGCGCGGGTGCGCCTGAGGCTGCGCACGGCGGCGGGCGCCCCGGAGGTGACGGTGCTGCGCGGCGGGGATCTGACGCTGGATCTGCGCACCCGCAGGGCGCGTTCGGGCGAGCGGACGGTGGACCTGACGGCACGTGAGTTCGTGCTGCTCGAACTGTTCCTGCGCCATCCGGGGCAGGTGCTCTCGCGGGAGCAGATCCTCTCCCATGTGTGGGGCTACGACTTCGACCCCGGGTCCAACATCGTGGACGTGTACGTACGAGCGCTGCGCAAGAAGCTGGGCGCCGAGCGGGTGGAGACGGTGCGCGGGATGGGGTACCGGCTGCCGGGGTGA
- a CDS encoding ATP-binding protein, whose amino-acid sequence MTVALTAVAATTRSVLLRDVDHRIDRLLAQETAEFTNLAREGVDPHTGEKFSAPDPLLRLFLSRQYADPDEELLGLVGRPGKAPAKKEQSREPRIDHPLAEDTAALRTVFESPDATGTLHREGGEVRWAKVEIAASAGHPAAAFVVAFHPAGEQAKAGDVFTMLLAISGVALLMTTGIGWAVAGRILKPVRLVRTTAAQLTEQDLTRRIPVQGRDDIAALAETFNGMLDRLERAFAAQREFVDDAGHELRTPITIVRGHLELMGDDPGEREETVRIVMEELDRMSRIVEDLLLLAKAERPDFVTPEPVQLAELTADVFVKARALGDRDWRLAEVADGETGLDPQRITQAMVQLAQNAVQHTVPGQRIGIGSRSTAGRIELYVADSGPGVQAQDAAVIFERFRRGTARRGARATGAGLGLAIVRAIAEGHGGRVELRPTASGSGGATFVLVLREQEPGLP is encoded by the coding sequence ATGACCGTCGCGCTCACCGCGGTCGCGGCCACCACCCGCTCCGTCCTGCTGCGCGACGTGGACCACCGCATCGACCGGCTGCTCGCCCAGGAGACCGCGGAGTTCACCAACCTCGCCCGCGAAGGAGTCGATCCGCACACGGGCGAGAAGTTCAGCGCTCCCGACCCCCTCCTGCGGCTCTTCCTGTCCCGGCAGTACGCCGACCCCGACGAGGAGCTCCTCGGCCTGGTCGGCCGCCCCGGCAAGGCACCCGCGAAGAAGGAGCAGTCGCGCGAGCCACGGATCGACCATCCGCTCGCCGAGGACACCGCCGCCCTGCGAACGGTCTTCGAGTCCCCCGACGCGACCGGCACGCTGCACCGCGAGGGCGGCGAGGTCCGCTGGGCGAAGGTGGAGATCGCGGCGAGCGCGGGCCATCCGGCGGCGGCGTTCGTCGTCGCCTTCCACCCGGCGGGCGAACAGGCCAAGGCGGGCGACGTGTTCACGATGCTGCTCGCCATCTCCGGGGTCGCGCTCCTGATGACCACCGGCATCGGCTGGGCGGTCGCGGGCCGCATCCTCAAGCCCGTACGTCTGGTGCGTACGACCGCCGCGCAGCTCACCGAACAGGATCTGACCCGGCGCATCCCGGTGCAGGGCAGGGACGACATCGCGGCGCTCGCCGAGACGTTCAACGGCATGCTCGACCGACTGGAGCGCGCGTTCGCCGCGCAGCGCGAGTTCGTCGACGACGCCGGGCACGAGCTGCGCACGCCCATCACCATCGTGCGCGGCCATCTGGAGCTGATGGGCGACGATCCGGGCGAGCGCGAGGAGACCGTCCGGATCGTGATGGAGGAGCTCGACCGGATGAGCCGCATCGTCGAGGACCTCCTCCTCCTCGCCAAGGCCGAGCGCCCCGACTTCGTCACCCCCGAGCCGGTGCAGCTCGCCGAGCTGACCGCGGACGTCTTCGTCAAGGCGCGGGCGCTCGGCGACCGCGACTGGCGGCTGGCCGAAGTGGCCGACGGCGAGACCGGTCTCGACCCGCAGCGCATCACCCAGGCGATGGTGCAGCTCGCCCAGAACGCCGTCCAGCACACCGTCCCCGGCCAGCGCATCGGCATCGGCTCACGCAGCACGGCGGGCCGGATCGAGCTGTACGTCGCCGACAGCGGGCCCGGCGTCCAGGCGCAGGACGCGGCGGTGATCTTCGAGCGGTTCCGGCGCGGCACCGCACGCCGCGGCGCCCGCGCCACCGGCGCCGGGCTCGGCCTCGCCATCGTGCGCGCGATCGCCGAAGGGCACGGCGGCCGGGTCGAGCTGCGGCCCACGGCGTCGGGCTCCGGCGGCGCCACCTTCGTACTCGTACTGCGAGAACAGGAACCAGGACTGCCATGA
- a CDS encoding small secreted hydrophilic protein translates to MVFSHRMAALAAVVAIPLGIATTSYVLTDSPEPPKAPPKVELESGSPSSKPSSPPSKPATPRPTPSDETVSPPPVSENSPGDDNDDDGNEGSGRGDNDDDGPGDDG, encoded by the coding sequence ATGGTCTTCTCCCACCGCATGGCCGCCCTGGCCGCCGTCGTGGCGATCCCCCTCGGCATCGCCACGACCAGCTACGTCCTGACCGACAGCCCCGAGCCTCCCAAGGCCCCGCCCAAGGTGGAGCTGGAGAGCGGCTCGCCGTCCTCGAAGCCGTCATCTCCGCCCTCGAAGCCCGCCACCCCCCGGCCGACGCCGAGCGACGAGACCGTGTCCCCACCGCCGGTCAGCGAGAATTCCCCGGGCGATGACAACGACGACGACGGCAACGAAGGCAGCGGCCGGGGCGACAACGACGACGACGGTCCCGGTGACGACGGCTGA
- a CDS encoding Lrp/AsnC family transcriptional regulator, producing the protein MITAIVLIKTSVDRIPEIAESISALDCVSEVFSVTGTYDLIAMVRVGRHDDLADVIPGKISKIPGVEATDTHVAFRTYSQHDLEAAFAIGLDS; encoded by the coding sequence GTGATCACCGCGATCGTGCTCATCAAGACCAGCGTGGACCGGATCCCCGAGATCGCCGAGTCGATCTCCGCCCTCGACTGTGTCAGCGAGGTCTTCTCCGTGACCGGCACCTACGACCTGATCGCCATGGTGCGCGTCGGCCGCCACGACGACCTGGCCGATGTCATCCCCGGCAAGATCAGCAAGATCCCGGGCGTGGAGGCGACGGACACGCATGTCGCGTTCCGTACGTACTCGCAGCACGACCTGGAGGCGGCGTTCGCGATCGGCCTCGACTCCTAG